The nucleotide sequence ACTTCGCGCTCCGCCACCCGGACGTGCTGGACCCGGAGCGGGTCAGGCGCATCCGGACCATCGCGGAGCTGGACCGATGGTATATCGCGCCCCTGCATGGTTTCGCCAACGAGCAAGATTATTACGACCGCACCAGTTGTCTCGGGTACTTGGCAAATATCCGGGTGCCCGCGCTCCTGCTGAGCGCGGCGGACGATCCCATCGTTCCCGCCTCCTGCTTTCCGCACGGCGCCGTGCGGGGCTCGGGCTGGCTGACGGGCGAGCTCCTCCCCCGGGGCGGCCACATGGGCTTCGTGTCGGGGCGGGATCCCAGGGCGCCGGTCTTCTGGGGGGAGCGCCGGGCGGCCGCCTTTCTCGCAGGGTGCGCCGGCAATGGGGGCGGCTAGACGCTACGTCAGCGACTTGCGGATGTGGTTGTACACCTCCCGGCTGAAGACCATGCGGGCGTGGCCGAGGTTCTCCACGGTGATGTTGATGACGCCGTCCCTTTCCCAGCGCGCGTTGTCGTTCGGGATCACCAGCTCGTCGAAGGTCGAAGCGATCGCCACGGCCCCCATGCCTTCCCGAAGCCCCGCCCCGTCCAGCGAGCGCAGGAGCTCCCCGTCCGGACGGAGCTGCCGCCCCGACGCGTAAATCGAGAACCGCCACAGCTCGCTGCCCCGGTGGGGCGTCCCGATGGTCACGACCCGGCGGATCGGATGGGTGCCCTCGTTCATCTGCATGTAGCGCCGGGCGATCAGGCCGCCCAGGCTGTGCGCCACCAGGTCGAGCTCCTCGTAGCCGTGCTCCTGGCGGATCCTCTCGATGAACATGCTGAGCTGGCGAGCGTAGCCGTCGATGAGCCGTCCCGGGGGCCAGTAGGTGAAGAGGTGAACCGTCCTTCCTTCCCGCCGGAGTCTCAGGGCCAAGGGCAAGAGGGCGAGCCCGCGCATCCCCATCCCGTGGATGAGGATCACCGGCCGCCCTGTGGCGGACGGCGGGGAAAAGTGCGTCGGCTCAAACGACCGCGCGGCCGATTTGGAGCCGAAGCGCTCGAGAAGCCACCGGAGGCCGGTAATCACGAAATCCGCCCCGGTCAGC is from Candidatus Tectomicrobia bacterium and encodes:
- a CDS encoding alpha/beta fold hydrolase; the encoded protein is MGLLELLLYIFLFLFIIFHVLTYSIRWYEEAKRRGEEHSIWEFSPRLVLPILAEMASHLAMLVLTGADFVITGLRWLLERFGSKSAARSFEPTHFSPPSATGRPVILIHGMGMRGLALLPLALRLRREGRTVHLFTYWPPGRLIDGYARQLSMFIERIRQEHGYEELDLVAHSLGGLIARRYMQMNEGTHPIRRVVTIGTPHRGSELWRFSIYASGRQLRPDGELLRSLDGAGLREGMGAVAIASTFDELVIPNDNARWERDGVINITVENLGHARMVFSREVYNHIRKSLT